A region of Solibacillus isronensis DNA encodes the following proteins:
- a CDS encoding dehydrogenase, which produces MKLDDRLKQLNEFPENEALKKSIYHNIHKKPVKRRNPLKTFREIGIMAAICFIGLFLLFTSDNLNNQAASGEIAKITSYENNGEKGFRGRTSTLFVGVENVTTDEMVTLFENISELPAVVAPPKSDVHYDIVVLYKNGEQRKFELAWNYLYDVTNDAYYPGYEQYPSAILSDLENAHDRQQFPAIFIALGVLLMNLAASSYYSRRQIEQPKKIRGLGIAITIYLIFVALMGYYYFMIGPFYKPLLLLLLFGYGFSMWWLIKNEVTNLNMLKVEKYKILFIVLLFLIWIIMA; this is translated from the coding sequence ATGAAGCTTGATGATCGCTTAAAACAGTTAAATGAATTCCCTGAAAATGAAGCATTAAAAAAATCCATCTATCACAACATCCATAAAAAGCCTGTCAAAAGACGCAATCCACTGAAAACATTCCGTGAAATAGGTATTATGGCAGCGATTTGTTTCATTGGTCTGTTTTTACTGTTCACCTCGGACAATCTTAACAATCAGGCAGCATCCGGTGAGATCGCGAAAATTACTTCCTATGAAAATAACGGAGAAAAGGGGTTTCGGGGCAGAACATCGACACTTTTCGTTGGGGTTGAAAATGTGACGACAGATGAAATGGTCACTTTATTCGAAAATATTTCTGAGCTTCCTGCTGTTGTGGCTCCTCCAAAGAGCGACGTGCATTATGATATTGTCGTGTTGTATAAAAACGGCGAACAGAGAAAATTTGAATTGGCATGGAACTATTTGTATGACGTGACGAATGATGCGTATTATCCAGGGTATGAACAATATCCGTCCGCTATTTTATCTGACTTGGAAAATGCGCATGATCGACAACAATTTCCTGCAATATTTATTGCGCTGGGCGTTCTACTGATGAACTTGGCGGCTTCCAGCTATTATAGTCGGCGCCAAATTGAACAGCCAAAAAAAATCCGCGGATTAGGAATTGCTATAACAATTTATTTGATCTTTGTGGCGCTAATGGGATATTACTATTTCATGATCGGCCCGTTTTATAAGCCATTGCTATTACTTTTATTGTTTGGTTATGGATTCAGCATGTGGTGGCTGATAAAAAATGAAGTAACAAACTTGAACATGTTGAAAGTGGAAAAGTACAAAATCCTATTTATTGTCCTGTTGTTCCTTATTTGGATTATCATGGCGTAA
- a CDS encoding RNA polymerase sigma factor yields the protein MDFDELYEQEFRKTYQYIRYMVSNAQVAEDLTQDTFVRIYKTDLTKVSNFQTYTRQVARNLVYDYYRKKALIKWLPFTNAPEQQDFHYVPHEWLIQEEDRKRLYEALQKLKPVQREVIIYRKIEELSIQETCDIMGLTSVKVANTQRSAMQALQKILGGEIDEA from the coding sequence ATGGATTTTGATGAGCTTTATGAGCAGGAGTTCCGCAAGACTTATCAGTACATACGATACATGGTATCGAATGCACAAGTCGCCGAAGATTTAACGCAGGATACGTTTGTGCGAATTTATAAAACGGACTTGACCAAAGTAAGCAATTTCCAGACTTATACGAGGCAAGTCGCTCGGAATCTTGTTTATGACTATTATCGGAAGAAAGCATTAATTAAGTGGCTTCCGTTTACAAATGCCCCGGAGCAGCAGGATTTTCACTACGTACCGCATGAATGGCTCATTCAGGAAGAAGACCGAAAACGATTGTACGAGGCACTGCAAAAATTAAAACCTGTGCAACGGGAAGTCATCATTTACCGGAAAATCGAGGAGCTTTCGATTCAGGAAACGTGTGACATTATGGGGTTAACCTCGGTGAAAGTCGCAAACACACAGCGGAGTGCGATGCAGGCATTGCAGAAAATCTTAGGAGGTGAAATCGATGAAGCTTGA
- a CDS encoding DUF1648 domain-containing protein, with protein MSLTKRPKIEIPKTKSEWLMDIVGYIALAIMLVVLFMNWRDLPNEVPAHFDGSGNVDRWGSKWELLILPGIGIAMHFFLMILEKFPETHNYPARINESNAKVFYRNSRQTLNYMRNIINILFAYIVYRTIVIALEEATTIGWPFFVILAALFAVLIWKMIKIFRIK; from the coding sequence ATGAGTTTGACAAAACGTCCTAAAATTGAGATCCCAAAAACGAAATCCGAATGGCTGATGGATATTGTCGGTTATATAGCATTAGCGATTATGCTCGTTGTACTGTTCATGAACTGGCGCGATCTGCCAAATGAAGTACCTGCCCACTTTGACGGCAGCGGCAATGTCGACCGCTGGGGGTCTAAATGGGAGCTGTTAATATTGCCGGGCATCGGGATTGCAATGCATTTCTTTTTAATGATTTTAGAAAAATTCCCTGAAACGCACAACTATCCAGCACGCATCAATGAATCAAATGCCAAAGTCTTTTACCGAAATAGTCGCCAAACATTAAATTATATGCGTAACATCATAAATATATTATTCGCCTACATCGTATACCGCACTATTGTGATTGCTTTAGAAGAAGCAACAACGATCGGCTGGCCGTTTTTCGTAATTTTGGCAGCACTGTTTGCTGTGCTGATTTGGAAGATGATTAAGATTTTTAGGATTAAGTAA
- a CDS encoding DedA family protein, with amino-acid sequence MLLDIIQFLREIDQVIFYYIKELGLYIYILLFAVVFTKTAFVILTFLPGDSTVFTSGTLAAIDKLDFLTLLIIFIVATTLADSSNYLIGKSIRKIPPKRNIFMRFLTEETTEKALKFLEDYDRVAITFSRFVPLMRTMTPFICGYSGFSYGTFLRYNFMGAVIWTVVWLGGGFLLGNISWVEDNLVLTLTIISIFVFSFTGYAYVKQFNKKKAVTAD; translated from the coding sequence ATGCTACTTGACATTATTCAATTTTTACGGGAAATCGACCAAGTCATATTTTATTACATAAAAGAACTCGGACTGTATATTTATATTCTGTTATTTGCGGTTGTTTTCACAAAAACTGCATTTGTAATTTTAACATTTTTACCCGGGGACAGCACTGTGTTCACAAGCGGTACTTTAGCTGCGATCGATAAGCTTGATTTTCTGACCTTGCTGATTATCTTTATCGTTGCGACAACGCTTGCCGACAGCAGCAACTACCTGATCGGAAAATCGATACGGAAAATTCCACCGAAGCGCAATATTTTTATGCGTTTTTTAACTGAGGAAACTACTGAAAAAGCCCTGAAATTCCTGGAAGACTATGACCGGGTTGCCATTACGTTCTCACGATTTGTGCCGTTGATGCGGACAATGACACCGTTTATATGCGGATATTCCGGCTTTTCGTATGGGACATTTTTACGCTATAACTTTATGGGGGCCGTAATTTGGACTGTTGTTTGGCTTGGTGGTGGCTTTTTACTCGGAAATATTTCATGGGTTGAAGATAATCTCGTCCTGACACTTACGATTATTTCCATCTTCGTATTTAGCTTTACAGGTTATGCGTACGTTAAACAATTCAATAAAAAGAAAGCGGTTACTGCCGATTGA
- a CDS encoding chemotaxis protein CheW: MSIEKAVVFLCGTEQYAVPVEQVVSIEKLERVTPIPHLPNYLLGFSRIRGELTPIIDFQTILYNRPTNTQTAKIIVLKTELINYGLVVADAKEIIDFEEGVLKQLGLVNYEKTKYFTAVANLEDRMISCIDPNILVHSLDDIREIIEYLHEINQQENQTN, encoded by the coding sequence ATGAGCATTGAAAAAGCAGTCGTATTTTTATGCGGCACAGAGCAATATGCTGTGCCGGTCGAGCAGGTTGTTTCGATTGAAAAGCTGGAGCGTGTAACTCCGATTCCTCATTTACCAAACTACTTGCTCGGCTTTTCGCGAATTCGAGGGGAACTTACACCAATCATCGATTTTCAGACCATTTTATACAATCGCCCGACAAATACACAAACGGCTAAAATCATTGTATTGAAGACAGAGTTGATTAATTACGGATTGGTCGTTGCCGATGCGAAAGAAATTATCGACTTTGAAGAAGGCGTTTTAAAACAGTTGGGGCTTGTCAATTATGAAAAGACGAAATATTTTACAGCTGTTGCCAATTTGGAAGACCGCATGATTTCTTGTATCGACCCGAATATTCTCGTTCATTCGTTAGACGACATCCGTGAAATTATCGAATATTTACATGAAATAAATCAGCAGGAAAATCAGACAAACTAA
- a CDS encoding M20/M25/M40 family metallo-hydrolase: protein MNRVVEEFLELVQIDSETKHEEVIAPILVKKLEEMGFDVFQDDAHTRNGHGAGNIIATLKGDERVEPIYFTVHMDTVVPGKGIKPEIREDGYIYSDGTTILGADDKAGIAALFEMARRLKEKDSAHGTIQFIITAGEESGLVGAKELDPSKIIAKYGFAVDSDGKVGGIVVAAPFQAKVFTKIIGKTAHAGVAPEKGISAITVAAKAVAQMKLGRLDEETTANIGRFEGGKATNIVCDEVSILAEARSIDETKLNAQTAHMKETFERVAQEMGARAEVEVKLMYPGFRATEEDQVVKVAKAAVEAIGRTPQLGISGGGSDANVIAGFGIPTVNLSVGYEEIHTTNERMPVEELEKLADLLEEIVVQTTK from the coding sequence ATGAACCGAGTAGTAGAAGAGTTTCTGGAATTAGTGCAAATTGATTCTGAAACAAAACATGAAGAAGTAATTGCACCAATTTTAGTAAAAAAATTAGAAGAAATGGGCTTTGATGTTTTTCAGGATGATGCGCATACACGCAATGGTCACGGCGCAGGCAATATTATCGCAACATTAAAAGGCGATGAGCGGGTTGAACCAATTTATTTTACAGTACATATGGATACAGTCGTGCCGGGCAAAGGCATTAAACCGGAAATTCGCGAGGACGGCTATATTTATTCTGATGGCACAACGATTCTTGGCGCGGATGATAAAGCAGGTATCGCAGCATTATTCGAAATGGCACGTCGTTTAAAAGAAAAAGACAGCGCACACGGTACAATCCAGTTCATCATTACAGCAGGTGAAGAAAGCGGATTAGTCGGTGCCAAGGAACTTGATCCTTCAAAAATCATCGCCAAATACGGTTTTGCGGTTGATAGTGACGGAAAAGTAGGCGGCATTGTAGTTGCAGCACCATTCCAGGCAAAAGTATTTACGAAAATCATCGGTAAAACAGCACATGCAGGCGTTGCACCTGAAAAAGGTATTTCCGCAATTACGGTTGCAGCAAAAGCGGTTGCCCAAATGAAATTAGGTCGTCTCGATGAAGAAACAACAGCGAATATCGGACGTTTTGAAGGCGGTAAAGCAACAAATATCGTATGTGATGAAGTATCGATTCTTGCGGAAGCCCGTTCGATTGATGAAACAAAACTGAATGCCCAAACTGCCCATATGAAAGAAACATTTGAACGTGTTGCACAAGAAATGGGTGCGCGTGCTGAAGTTGAAGTGAAGTTAATGTACCCAGGTTTCCGCGCAACAGAAGAAGATCAAGTTGTGAAAGTTGCTAAAGCAGCGGTTGAAGCAATCGGTCGTACACCACAGCTCGGTATTTCAGGCGGTGGAAGTGATGCAAACGTTATCGCTGGTTTTGGAATTCCTACTGTAAACTTATCGGTTGGCTATGAGGAAATTCATACGACAAATGAAAGAATGCCCGTTGAAGAACTGGAAAAACTGGCTGATTTATTGGAAGAAATCGTTGTTCAAACAACGAAATAA